In Nomascus leucogenys isolate Asia chromosome 25, Asia_NLE_v1, whole genome shotgun sequence, a single genomic region encodes these proteins:
- the SMIM34A gene encoding small integral membrane protein 34A, with amino-acid sequence ISSGPLCFSGAKWTPHEASNQTQASTLLGLLLGDHTEGRNDTNSTRALKVPDGTSAAWYILTIIGIYAVIFVFRLASNILRKNDKSLEDVYYSNLTSELKMKGLQGKVAKCSTLTISNRAVLQPCQAHVGAKGGSSGPQTATPETP; translated from the coding sequence ATCTCATCCGGACCTCTCTGTTTCTCAGGGGCCAAGTGGACTCCCCATGAAGCCTCCAACCAGACCCAGGCCAGCACCCTCCTGGGGCTCCTGCTGGGTGACCACACAGAGGGGAGGAATGACACCAACTCCACCAGGGCTCTGAAGGTGCCAGACGGAACTAGCGCTGCCTGGTATATCCTCACCATCATCGGCATCTACGCGGTGATTTTCGTTTTCCGGCTGGCCAGCAACATCCTCAGAAAGAATGACAAGTCCTTAGAAGATGTTTATTACTCAAATCTGACTTCTGAACTCAAAATGAAAGGGCTCCAGGGCAAGGTCGCCAAGTGCTCCACACTGACTATCAGCAACAGAGCTGTGCTGCAGCCCTGCCAGGCCCACGTGGGGGCAAAGGGCGGGAGCAGCGGGCCCCAAACCGCAACCCCAGAGACCCCCTGA